Genomic window (Salinibacterium sp. M195):
AGCGCCCACTTTCTCCCACCCGGTTACAGCGAGCCCCTCGAACCCGGCTGGGTGCGCGTCAACCCTCAACTCGCTGTCAAGAGGTAATAAGCAGTCGTTCTAGAGACAATCGCACGGCGCGAGAGTAATCTCACCTCAAGGAGGCTTGACCATGACGAAAGAGAGTTTCAGCGCCGAAGAACGTGCGGCCATGAAGGAGCGCGCTCGAGAAGCGAAACGCGAAGCATCCGCAGCCGAAGATTTGGCAGATGTGCTCAGCAAGATCGCCGAGATGCCCGATGACGATCGCGCGCTGGCCGAACATGTGCACACCACTGTGCTCGCCGCCGCCCCCAACCTCACACCGAAGACCTGGTACGGGATGCCCGCCTATGCCAAAGACGGCAAAATCGTGTGCTTCTTTCAGGCCGCCCTCAAATTCAAGTCACGCTATGCGACCCTCGGTTTCAGCGACGAAGCGGCCCTCGATAACGGCCCGATGTGGCCTGCCGCCTACGCTCTAGTGAAGTGGACGGATGACGTCGAAGCCCAGATAAGCAAGCTCGTCACACAAGCGGTCGGCTAACACTCTCGCTAGCCGACCACCGTTAGCGGGCGACTAGCCCGCGACTGCTAATGGGAGACTGCTAGCGAGCCATCGCAGCGCGAACACCGTCGTTGACGATCTCGCCGGCGAAGACATTCAGGCCGCGAGCAAGCGCCGGTGATGCGGCAGCGGCGGCATCCCAGCCGAGGTTCGCGATAGCAACGACGAACGGCAACGTTGCGTTGCTCAATGCGCGCGTCGAGGTGCGAGGTACAGCGCCGGGCATGTTCGCGACGCAGTAGTAGAGCGAGTTGTGCACGGCGAAGGTGGGGTCGTCGTAGGTGGTGGCGTGGGAGCCTTCGAAGCATCCGCCCTGATCGATGGCGATGTCGACGAGCACCGACCCGGGCTTCATCGACGCAACCATTTCGTCGGTCACGAGCTTGGGAGCCGCAGCACCGGGGATCAGTACCGAACCGATGACGAGGTCGGCTTCGAGAAGCTGTTCGGCGATTTCGTAACGCGTCGAAACGCGAGTCTGGATTTCACCGTTGAAACGCACCTCAAGGGCGCGAAGACGCGGCAGCGAGATATCAATGATGGTGACGTCAGCACCCAAACCGAGAGCGTTAGCGGCAGCATGCTCACCAGCAACGCCGCCGCCGATGACGACAACCTTGGCCTTGGGGGTTCCGGCGACTCCACCGAGAAGTTGCCCGCCGCCACCCTCAGCCTTGAGCAGAGCGTGGGCACCGGCAATGATTGAGAGGCGGCCAGCGACCTCACTCATCGGGGCAAGAAGGGGAAGCGAACGGTCGTCGCCCTGAACGGTTTCGTACGCGACCGCTGTGGTGCCGGGAAGCAACAAGGGCTTCGGTCAGCGCGCGGTCTGCAGCGAGGTGCAGGTAGGTGAAGAGAGTTAGGTCTTTGCGAAAGTAGCCGTACTCCGAAGCGATCGGCTCTTTGACCTTCACGACGAGGTCGGCGGATGCCCATACTTCGTCAGCCGCGACGACGATGCGTGCGCCTGCCGCCGCGTAATCCTCGTCAGTGAACCCACTGCCGAGACCGGCTCCGGACTGCAGAGTGACGGTGTGCCCTCCTGCGACCAAGGTGTCGACGCCCGCAGGAGTGATCGCAACACGATTCTCGTTGTTCTTGATTTCAGTGGGCACAGAAATTTGCATCGACTTACCTTTCGCTGTTGAGTGGTGCAAGCCTGTCAGAAATTCTGTTTTCTATGGAAAAGTCAGAATATTCATCGGTAAATAGTCTCCAAGAACGTGAAATCATGCCAAAATTGCACTCAACATCCGTTCTGACCGAAGGATCTTCGTATGCAAGACGAACTTGACTCGATCGACACGAAGATTCTCACCCTGCTCTCGCGGGATGCCCGAATGAGCAACGCCGCTATCGCAAGCACGGTCGGAATTGCGGCATCCACCGCTCATACCCGCGTCAAGTCACTCTTCGACCGTGGCCTCATCACGGGATATCACGCAGCGCTCAATCAAGCGAAGCTCGGTCGAGGTCTGCAGGCCATTATCGGAGTATCGCTACGCCCGGGTGCCCGGCAGGAAAGCATCCAAGCCTTCACGGAAGAAATCCGTCGGCTGCCCGAAGTGATCCAGTTGTTCTTCGTGGGCGGCGGCGATGACTTTCTCGTGCACATTGCGGTCGAGAACTCATCGAAGGTTCGCCTGTTCGTCGTCGACCATTTATCGGCCCGTCACAGCGTCGCATCCACCAACACCAGCATGATCTTCGAGTATCACCGCAACGCGGTGGCGACTGACTTCTCCTAGACCTGGTTGAAGCGCGGTGCCGTGAGCGGCCAGTCGCGTGCAATCCACGCCGGAACGAACTTATCTAGGGCCGCCTCCACGTCCGACCCGACGTATTCGTCGCGTACCCACCACGAAATATCAGCATCCGCCCCTGGCTTTTCGGCAGGATCGATATAGACGCACCCAATGAGCTCTGTCTCGTTCTCATCGAAGAGCGCGAAGTTGAATGACTCGTGCGTTTCCATCTCGTCAGCATGCCGCTGGAGATCGACGCGATCCTGCTCGGCGGTCATCGTCGCGGGCGGCCAGCCCCAGGCTTTGCCATAGATCGACCAGAGCCGTTCGCGCGACCCCATCACGGCAGCCATGTCGAGCTCGGTATCGGATGCCCGGATGGGGCGAAGGTGGTGGCCGGTAGGCACATGGAGGAGAGTCGGGTGCTGCCACCCTGCGGGCAACCACGCGTCAGCGGATGCGGCGGCTTCTATTCCTTCAGTCACGATCGAGACCCTTCCCCAGCGCACGCTGCTCAGCCTGAGCGCGGTGCGAGTGCCACGATCATAGTGCCGTCGCGCGACTCTGGGAATGTTTCGTATGAGTCCTGAGCGATCCCTGAAAACTCAGTTTCTTTCGATGGTTTGCTTTCTAAAGTAGGCGCACAGCTTTTCCAACTCGATCGGAGGATTTGACATGGGAACAGTAACAAAAGACATCGACGTAGACGTTCCCGTTAGCGTCGCCTACAACCAGTGGACACAGTTTGAACAGTTTCCCGCCTTCATGTCTGGCGTGAAGGCAATCACTCAGATCGATGACCGCAAGATGCACTGGGAAGTGTCCGTCGGCGGCGTCGACCGTGAATTTGATGCAGAAATCGTTGAACAACACCCTGACGAACGAATCTCCTGGACCAGCACGGGAGAGAAGATGCATGCGGGTGTCGTCACATTCCATCGCCTAAGCGAAGGCAGCACTCGAGTTACGCTCCAAATGGACTGGAAGCCAGAAGGATTCGTCGAGAAAGCTGGCGAGATTCTGCAAATTGACGACCTTCAGATCGCCAAGGACCTCTCAGAATTCAAGCGACTCATCGAGTCGAACGGTTTCGAATCTGGCCAGTGGCGCGGAGAAGTACCCCGGTCCGAAGACAGCCTGGGCCGCTAGCGAGACTGAAAGTAACTTCTCGTCATTGCGCTAGGCCGCGAGCGCGGGAGCGATATGTCGAGCGGAGGTCGCCCATTCCGGGGATCTAGAGAACACGGGGGCCGGTGCCGGGTCGGCGAGCGCTGACGCACTCCACGGCAGCGGCTCCCCTCGCTCGAGCCCGCTTACCCCTCGGTGAGAACCGACCACGATTCGCCACCGTCGAACGATTCAACAAGTCCGCGCTCATCAATGAGCGCGATGCGTTCGCCGCCTCCACCAGTCGCCAGCGCATACGCCGTTCCCTCGACGGAACCACGATCAGACCACGGCCCGCCCTCAGCTGAGCGCACCCAGACGACGCCTTCAACATCCACGCCAACGAGCGCACCGGCCACATCCGAGGGTGCTGCGAGCAGATAAAGAAGCGGCGCATCAGCGAGCGAGCTAAAAGACTGCCCCGCATCATCGCTGACCAGCATTCCATCCGGAGTCGTCGCATACAGCCGGTCTGTCACGTTCGGGTCAGGCACCACCGCATAGGCCTGGAGGCTCGCCCCCTCGCTCCAGGTAACGCCGCCGTCAACACTCGCCAGCAGCGGCGCTCCGTCAGAGGACAACCCATACAGCCGCGTCGGGTCGTTCTGATTCACCGAAAGCGCATGAAAATCGGTCTGTCCGGCGAGAGACACACTCGTCCACGTCTCCCCCGCATCCACACTAGAAAGGAGCCCCAAGTTCGGGCCCTCGAAGGTTGTTGACCCTGGGCTCGGATGCCCCGACACGAAATATTGATCGCCAGCCGACGTGAACCCCATGGCATCGAACGGCTCTCCGCCCAGCGGGCCGCTCAACTCACCGGCAGCATCCACCCGATAGATTCCCGAATGGCTCGCCACCAAGACGATCTCTTCAGAGTCAATTCCTAAGCCATGCACGTGTTCGAAGACGCTGAGCGCTGACGGCGCAGTCTCCGTACTTTCGAGAGGCGTCGTCGGGGCACATCCGGCCAGCCCTACGACAGTCACGACGATGCCCGCGGTGAGCGCAACGACATTCTTCTTCATTCTGTTCTTCACTAGGTTCCTTCACTATTTCGTACTCACATCGTCGGCATCACAACGGATGCCGTAGAGATCTCGGCGAAG
Coding sequences:
- a CDS encoding iron chaperone, producing the protein MTKESFSAEERAAMKERAREAKREASAAEDLADVLSKIAEMPDDDRALAEHVHTTVLAAAPNLTPKTWYGMPAYAKDGKIVCFFQAALKFKSRYATLGFSDEAALDNGPMWPAAYALVKWTDDVEAQISKLVTQAVG
- a CDS encoding Lrp/AsnC family transcriptional regulator, which gives rise to MQDELDSIDTKILTLLSRDARMSNAAIASTVGIAASTAHTRVKSLFDRGLITGYHAALNQAKLGRGLQAIIGVSLRPGARQESIQAFTEEIRRLPEVIQLFFVGGGDDFLVHIAVENSSKVRLFVVDHLSARHSVASTNTSMIFEYHRNAVATDFS
- a CDS encoding SRPBCC family protein; the encoded protein is MGTVTKDIDVDVPVSVAYNQWTQFEQFPAFMSGVKAITQIDDRKMHWEVSVGGVDREFDAEIVEQHPDERISWTSTGEKMHAGVVTFHRLSEGSTRVTLQMDWKPEGFVEKAGEILQIDDLQIAKDLSEFKRLIESNGFESGQWRGEVPRSEDSLGR
- a CDS encoding GNAT family N-acetyltransferase, translating into MTEGIEAAASADAWLPAGWQHPTLLHVPTGHHLRPIRASDTELDMAAVMGSRERLWSIYGKAWGWPPATMTAEQDRVDLQRHADEMETHESFNFALFDENETELIGCVYIDPAEKPGADADISWWVRDEYVGSDVEAALDKFVPAWIARDWPLTAPRFNQV
- a CDS encoding F510_1955 family glycosylhydrolase; this translates as MKNRMKKNVVALTAGIVVTVVGLAGCAPTTPLESTETAPSALSVFEHVHGLGIDSEEIVLVASHSGIYRVDAAGELSGPLGGEPFDAMGFTSAGDQYFVSGHPSPGSTTFEGPNLGLLSSVDAGETWTSVSLAGQTDFHALSVNQNDPTRLYGLSSDGAPLLASVDGGVTWSEGASLQAYAVVPDPNVTDRLYATTPDGMLVSDDAGQSFSSLADAPLLYLLAAPSDVAGALVGVDVEGVVWVRSAEGGPWSDRGSVEGTAYALATGGGGERIALIDERGLVESFDGGESWSVLTEG